Proteins from one Panicum virgatum strain AP13 chromosome 7K, P.virgatum_v5, whole genome shotgun sequence genomic window:
- the LOC120641939 gene encoding probable pectinesterase/pectinesterase inhibitor 58, whose translation MANKIAVASVIAAVGIVAVIGTIAAVTASKKGGDKDGGGMSAGVKLSTVCASTLYPEKCEQSLKPVVNDTSNPEDVLRAALNVALDEVAAAFERSEHIGKGAKDNITRNAMDVCKKLLDDATEDLRDMARLKPVEVLDHVKDLRVWLSGVMTYVYTCADGFEMPELKEAMDKVLQNSTELSSNALAIITRLGELLPEEAKKVNATAAAAAGHGRRLLGWRMREAEEKTSGRGVPAADGKLNEIADVTDASRQLLADTLDEISALSDDASRRQLGLMFAKLYSRGAKGDLLWRRRHLLTMSLSVMTDEGEEQRIHMNHHLDAIANMSTETNRQLLAEELPDDLDGRRQLLSRRLVGISEVAGEAKRQLEAMDQPADDHHRVLMTTNLVGTFDEIEDGRSGLKSSDLPKSAPANQRRRLMQLPGGRKQPSRNRLLTTDVIGTPDEIEDGARSRSGWKEQSGDDAPKWVPGDLRRLLLQIQKPNAVVAQDGSGGFKTITAAINAVPKTYQGRYVIYVKAGTYKEYVTIPKNMANIFMYGDGPTKTVVTGDKSNTGGFATIATRTFSAEGNGFICKNMGFVNTAGPDGHQAVALHVQGDMSVFFNCRFEGYQDTLYVHANRQFFRNCEVLGTIDFIFGNSAALFQNCLMTVRKPGISQSNMVTAQGRTDPNMPTGIVLQSCRIVPEQALFPDRLKVASYLGRPWKEYARTVIMESTIGDLIKPEGWSEWMGDIGLKTLYYAEYGNTGPGAGTSKRVNWPGYRGVIGQAEATQFTAGVFIDAMTWLKATGTPNVMGFTK comes from the exons ATGGCCAACAAgatcgccgtcgccagcgtcaTCGCCGCGGTGGGCATCGTGGCCGTGATCGGCACGATCGCCGCGGTCACCGCCTCCAAGAAAGGGGGCGACAAGGACGGCGGGGGCATGTCGGCCGGCGTCAAGCTCTCGACGGTGTGCGCCTCCACGCTGTACCCGGAGAAGTGCGAGCAGAGCCTCAAGCCCGTCGTGAACGACACCTCCAACCCGGAGGACGTCCTCCGGGCGGCGCTCAACGTGGCGCTggacgaggtcgccgccgcgttCGAGCGGTCCGAGCACATCGGCAAGGGTGCCAAGGACAACATCACCAGGAACGCCATGGACGTGTGCAAGAAGCTCCTCGACGACGCCACCGAGGACCTCAGGGACATGGCCAGGCTCAAGCCCGTGGAGGTGCTGGACCACGTCAAGGACCTCCGGGTCTGGCTCTCGGGCGTCATGACCTACGTCTACACCTGCGCCGACGGCTTCGAGATGCCCGAGCTTAAGGAGGCCATGGACAAGGTTCTGCAGAACTCCACCGAGCTCAGCAGCAACGCCCTCGCCATCATCACCCGCCTCGGCGAGCTCCTGCCGGAAGAAGCAAAAAAGGTGaacgccaccgctgccgccgccgccggtcacgGCCGCCGGCTTCTCGGCTGGCGGATGCGCGAGGCCGAGGAGAAGACCAGCGGCCGAGGGGTTCCGGCTGCTGATGGCAAGCTGAACGAGATCGCGGACGTGACGGATGCAAGCCGGCAGCTCCTGGCGGACACGCTGGACGAGATCTCGGCGCTGTCCGACGACGCGAGCCGCCGCCAGCTCGGCCTCATGTTCGCCAAGCTATACAGCAGAGGAGCCAAAGGCGACCTCctctggcgccgccgccatctgctGACCATGTCGCTCTCCGTCATGACCGATGAGGGCGAGGAGCAGCGCATCCATATGAACCATCACCTGGACGCCATCGCGAACATGTCCACGGAGACCAACCGCCAGCTTCTCGCGGAGGAGCTCCCCGACGATCTCGATGGCAGGCGGCAGCTGCTCTCCAGGAGGCTCGTGGGGATcagcgaggtcgccggcgaggccaAGCGGCAGCTCGAGGCGATGGACCAACCTGCTGATGACCACCACAGGGTACTGATGACCACGAACCTCGTCGGCACGTTCGACGAGATCGAGGACGGGCGCAGCGGGCTGAAGTCCAGCGACCTCCCCAAGTCGGCGCCGGCGAACCAGCGGAGGCGGCTGATGCAGCTGCCCGGCGGCCGGAAGCAGCCCAGCAGGAACAGGTTACTGACGACGGACGTGATCGGCACGCCTGACGAGATCGAGGACGGCGCGCGCAGCCGCAGCGGGTGGAAGGAGCAGTCCGGCGACGACGCCCCCAAGTGGGTGCCGGGCGACCtgcggaggctgctgctgcagatCCAGAAGCCCAACGCGGTGGTCGCCCAGGACGGGAGCGGCGGCTTCAAGACCATCACCGCGGCCATCAACGCGGTGCCCAAGACCTACCAGGGGCGCTACGTCATCTACGTGAAGGCCGGCACGTACAAGGAGTACGTGACCATCCCCAAGAACATGGCCAACATCTTCATGTACGGCGACGGGCCGACCAAGACGGTGGTCACCGGCGACAAGAGCAACACCGGCGGCTTCGCCACCATCGCCACACGCACCTTCT CGGCGGAGGGCAACGGGTTCATCTGCAAGAACATGGGGTTCGTGAACACGGCGGGGCCGGACGGTCACCAGGCGGTGGCGCTGCACGTGCAGGGCGACATGTCGGTGTTCTTCAACTGCCGGTTCGAGGGGTACCAGGACACGCTGTACGTGCACGCCAACCGGCAGTTCTTCCGCAACTGCGAGGTCCTGGGCACCATCGACTTCATCTTCGGCAACTCGGCGGCGCTGTTCCAGAACTGCCTCATGACGGTGCGCAAGCCCGGGATCAGCCAGTCCAACATGGTGACGGCGCAGGGGCGCACCGACCCCAACATGCCCACCGGCATCGTGCTCCAGAGCTGCCGCATCGTGCCGGAGCAGGCGCTCTTCCCCGACCGCCTCAAGGTCGCCAGCTACCTCGGGCGGCCATGGAAGGAGTACGCCAGGACGGTGATCATGGAGAGCACCATCGGCGACCTCATCAAGCCGGAGGGCTGGTCCGAGTGGATGGGGGACATCGGCCTCAAGACGCTCTACTACGCCGAGTACGGCAACaccggccccggcgccggcaccAGCAAGAGGGTCAACTGGCCAGGCTACCGCGGCGTCATCGGCCAGGCCGAGGCCACGCAGTTCACCGCCGGCGTCTTCATCGACGCCATGACCTGGCTCAAGGCCACCGGCACGCCCAACGTCATGGGCTTCACCAAATGA
- the LOC120641940 gene encoding binding partner of ACD11 1-like isoform X2 — MTSRIMSETGYTVQVTNLSSRVSENDLHEFFSFSGPIEYIELIRSGEYGSTAYVTFKERYALETAALLSGATIVDQPVCITYWGQPEESFNFWDRPSWEVEEEIEYRNYQACQFNTTPQEALTVAQDVVKTMLARGYVLSKDALAKARAFDESRGLTASAAAKAAELSKRFGLTDRVNAGVSAINAGVGAMRSVDETYRVSETTKTVATATGRTAAKVANSIVTSSYFSAGAMMVSDAFTRAAKAAADLAAHGRQS; from the exons atgacctccagaATCATGAGTGAAACAGGGTACACAGTACAAGTCACTAACCTCTCTAGCAGGGTATCTGAAAACGATCTTCATGAATTCTTTTCGTTCTCTGGTCCTATTGAGTATATAGAACTTATCAG ATCGGGAGAATATGGCTCTACTGCTTATGTGACATTCAAGGAACGCTATGCCTTGGAAACTGCAGCATTGCTTAGT GGGGCTACTATTGTGGATCAGCCAGTATGCATAACTTATTGGGGACAACCTGAGGAGAGTTTTAATTTCTGGGATAGGCCAAGTTGGGAGGTTGAGGAGGAAATCGAATACAGG AACTACCAAGCATGCCAGTTCAACACTACTCCACAGGAAGCTTTGACAGTGGCTCAAGATGTTGTGAAGACGATGTTAGCAAGGGGATATGTGCTAAGCAAGGATGCTTTGGCTAAGGCTAGAGCCTTCGATGAGTCCCGTGGGTTAACAGCATCAGCTGCAGCCAAGGCCGCAGAGCTGAGCAAGAGATTTGGTTTAACTGACAGGGTCAATGCTGGTGTTAGTGCAATCAATGCTGGTGTTGGTGCAATGCGATCAGTGGACGAGACATACCGCGTATCTGAGACGACGAAGACTGTTGCGACTGCCACCGGAAGAACAGCAGCTAAGGTGGCAAACAGCATCGTCACTAGCAGCTACTTCTCTGCAGGAGCCATGATGGTGTCTGACGCTTTTACTAGGGCTGCCAAGGCGGCAGCAGATTTGGCTGCTCATGGTAGGCAGAGTTAA
- the LOC120643141 gene encoding uncharacterized protein At3g28850-like: protein MGCVTSVEARRDMVWVGAEPRARRSFSLPSVDRQRLRSRAVSMLGTLGLAGSARHSGSYKYATLSVEEMMKGVNDRAKDDALPGEVSAKRLAKPRTPTLTPPNEPEVINAWELMAGLEDDAAPAPTPRAVHQSLSFDESLHGCVVAEPPPPQWMQADMDMPPVALDFDPEILSGFREALEDTPPSQPTVISSAEDETPRQHKCLDKPMSPATGDMPELSGIVRTRINAFQEKIERRRSKGCDNKVSPLWPPGGERKAVVYFTSLRGVRKTFVDCCAVRSILRSYGVRVDERDVSMHAVFKAELAELLGQGFAGATLPRVFVDGQYIGGTEDVQYLHEAGELGSALGGCEAAPQRKLGYMEACAACGDVRFVPCETCYGSCKIFVENDDAGDRYHDVGEFRRCPDCNENGLVRCPVCCC from the coding sequence ATGGGGTGCGTAACCTCCGTCGAGGCGCGGCGCGACATGGTATGGGTCGGCGCCGAACCCCGGGCGCGCCGGAGCTTCTCGCTGCCCTCCGTCGACCGGCAGCGGCTGCGATCAAGGGCCGTGTCGATGCTGGGCACCCTCGGCCTCGCCGGCAGCGCCCGGCACTCCGGCTCGTACAAGTACGCGACCCTCTCGGTGGAGGAGATGATGAAGGGCGTCAATGACCGCGCCAAGGACGACGCGCTCCCCGGCGAGGTCTCGGCGAAGCGGCTCGCGAAGCCCAGGACGCCGACGCTGACGCCGCCCAACGAGCCCGAGGTGATCAACGCGTGGGAGCTGATGGCAGGGCTCGAGGAcgacgcggcgccggcgccgacgccgcgcgccgTGCACCAGAGCTTGTCGTTCGACGAGTCGCTGCACGGGTGCGTCgtggcggagccgccgccgccgcagtggaTGCAGGCTGACATGGACATGCCACCCGTCGCCTTGGACTTTGATCCGGAGATACTGTCCGGATTCCGGGAGGCTCTAGAGGacacgccgccgtcgcagccTACAGTTATCTCCTCCGCGGAGGACGAGACACCAAGGCAGCACAAGTGCCTTGACAAGCCAATGTCACCGGCCACCGGCGACATGCCGGAGCTTTCCGGCATCGTCCGTACCCGCATCAACGCGTTCCAAGAGAAGATCGAACGGCGGCGAAGCAAGGGCTGCGACAACAAGGTGTCGCCTCTGTGGCCGCCGGGGGGCGAGCGGAAGGCGGTGGTGTACTTCACGAGCCTCCGCGGCGTGCGCAAGACGTTCGTGGACTGCTGCGCCGTGCGCAGCATCCTGCGCAGCTACGGCGTGCGCGTGGACGAGCGCGACGTCTCCATGCACGCCGTCTTCAAGGCCGAGCTCGCGGAGCTCCTCGGCCAGGGCTTCGCCGGCGCCACGCTGCCTCGGGTGTTTGTCGACGGGCAGTACATCGGCGGCACGGAGGACGTGCAGTACTTGCACGAGGCGGGTGAGCTCGGGAGCGCCCTGGGCGGGTGCGAGGCCGCGCCCCAGCGGAAGCTCGGGTACATGGAGGCGTGCGCCGCCTGCGGCGACGTCCGGTTCGTGCCGTGCGAGACGTGCTACGGCAGCTGCAAGATCTTCGTCGAGAATGACGACGCCGGCGACAGGTATCACGACGTCGGCGAGTTCCGGCGGTGCCCCGACTGCAATGAGAACGGCCTCGTCAGATGCCCCGTCTGTTGCTGCTGA
- the LOC120641940 gene encoding binding partner of ACD11 1-like isoform X1, whose product MSETGYTVQVTNLSSRVSENDLHEFFSFSGPIEYIELIRSGEYGSTAYVTFKERYALETAALLSGATIVDQPVCITYWGQPEESFNFWDRPSWEVEEEIEYRNYQACQFNTTPQEALTVAQDVVKTMLARGYVLSKDALAKARAFDESRGLTASAAAKAAELSKRFGLTDRVNAGVSAINAGVGAMRSVDETYRVSETTKTVATATGRTAAKVANSIVTSSYFSAGAMMVSDAFTRAAKAAADLAAHGRQS is encoded by the exons ATGAGTGAAACAGGGTACACAGTACAAGTCACTAACCTCTCTAGCAGGGTATCTGAAAACGATCTTCATGAATTCTTTTCGTTCTCTGGTCCTATTGAGTATATAGAACTTATCAG ATCGGGAGAATATGGCTCTACTGCTTATGTGACATTCAAGGAACGCTATGCCTTGGAAACTGCAGCATTGCTTAGT GGGGCTACTATTGTGGATCAGCCAGTATGCATAACTTATTGGGGACAACCTGAGGAGAGTTTTAATTTCTGGGATAGGCCAAGTTGGGAGGTTGAGGAGGAAATCGAATACAGG AACTACCAAGCATGCCAGTTCAACACTACTCCACAGGAAGCTTTGACAGTGGCTCAAGATGTTGTGAAGACGATGTTAGCAAGGGGATATGTGCTAAGCAAGGATGCTTTGGCTAAGGCTAGAGCCTTCGATGAGTCCCGTGGGTTAACAGCATCAGCTGCAGCCAAGGCCGCAGAGCTGAGCAAGAGATTTGGTTTAACTGACAGGGTCAATGCTGGTGTTAGTGCAATCAATGCTGGTGTTGGTGCAATGCGATCAGTGGACGAGACATACCGCGTATCTGAGACGACGAAGACTGTTGCGACTGCCACCGGAAGAACAGCAGCTAAGGTGGCAAACAGCATCGTCACTAGCAGCTACTTCTCTGCAGGAGCCATGATGGTGTCTGACGCTTTTACTAGGGCTGCCAAGGCGGCAGCAGATTTGGCTGCTCATGGTAGGCAGAGTTAA
- the LOC120641938 gene encoding DNA-directed RNA polymerases IV and V subunit 2-like gives MEELQKDGGQSPNCSDSELELMVVDEDGAEKFHNMDEGSNDSPIHVDEGQSSMDVDVKGKTSLADESCDDGANGKSSSEPCSNVPIDMSVESLEKFCKEASRSFFDEIGLISHQINSYNEFVSHGLQELFNSLGEIIVDPGYDPSKKVSGAWKHAIIKFGRVKLEKPVFLSGNDEVDIDLKPRHARLQNMTYASKIKVEVTIQVYSLEKSDKSKTGTDGFVQRRDFMNETHSIYIGRLPVMVKSDLCLLHKESDCLFDVGGYFLVKGMEKVFIAQEQRCLSRLWIVDRPCWTVSFMSEMKRRRIYIKLVESTKSEDFSRSKIISISFLYATMPIWLMFFALGISSDKEAFDVIDMHDCDASVINTISATIKESDELCEGFRKSDKARQYVDELVKKSRFPPAESFDDYINKFLFPDISGYRNKALFLGYMVKCLLMAFIGKRKCDNKDDFRNKRLDLAGELLGRELRAHIRHAERRMVKAIQRDLNSDRELQDLAHYIDASIVTNGLNRAFATGSWCHPYKRTERCSGIVATLRRTNPLQMMSDLRKTRQRVAYAGKAGDARYPNPSYWGKLCFMSTPDGENCGLVKNLAVTAIVSSRVVQPLIESFISCGMSKLNEIPTENIQRMDKIFLNGNWVGSCTDSASFVLRLRCMRRSSLIDPQVEIKRDKHQKEVRVFSDAGRLLRPLLVVENLNKIRKPKSRRYSFQELMQQEIIEFIGVEEEEDIQCAWGIRHLFGSKGEISSYTHCELDPSFLLGLSCGIIPFANHNFARRVLYQSEKHSQQAIGYSTTNPHIRVDTLSHQLYYPQRPLFKTVVADCLGRSDCTIGRRDDFSRPEYFNGQNAIVAVNVHQGFNQEDSLVMNRASLERGMFRTEHLRSYKADVENKDGTKRLKKEKIDFGKMESKRGCVDNLDDDGLPYVGASLQTNDIIIGKVSESGEDHSIKLKHTEKGMVQKVLLSANDEGKNFAVVTLRQVRTPCLGDKFSSMHGQKGVIGFLESQENFPFTHQGIVPDIVINPHAFPTRQTPGQLLEAALGKGIALGGTMRYATPFTTASVDVIAEQLHKFGFSKWGAESVINGRTGERMQSLVFMGPTFYQRLIHMSEDKVKFRNTGPVHPLTRQPVADRKRFGGVKFGEMERDCLLAHGAAANLHERLFMLSDFSQLHICQTCERVANVIMRCVPGGKKIRGPYCGFCKSSENIVRINVPYGAKLLYQELFSMGICLKFETEVC, from the exons ATGGAAGAGCTACAGAAGGATGGTGGGCAATCACCAAACTGCTCTGATTCTGAGCTAGAACTTATGGTAGTGGATGAAGATGGAGCGGAGAAGTTCCATAACATGGATGAGGGAAGCAATGATTCTCCTATACATGTTGATGAAGGacagtcctctatggatgtggaTGTGAAGGGAAAAACATCCCTTGCTGATGAATCCTGTGATGATGGTGCTAATGGAAAGTCTTCTTCCGAGCCATGCTCAAATGTTCCAATCGACATGAGTGTAGAAAGCCTAGAGAAGTTTTGCAAAGAAGCATCAAGGTCTTTCTTTGATGAAATTGGTCTGATTAGCCATCAGATAAATTCCTACAATGAGTTTGTCTCGCATGGGCTCCAGGAGCTTTTTAATTCACTGGGCGAAATCATTGTTGATCCTGGTTATGATCCTTCAAAGAAAGTGTCAGGTGCCTGGAAGCATGCCATCATCAAGTTTGGGAGAGTGAAGCTTGAAAAGCCTGTATTCTTGTCTGGCAATGACGAAGTTGATATTGATTTGAAACCGAGGCATGCTCGCCTCCAGAATATGACATATGCTTCCAAAATTAAAGTAGAAGTGACGATTCAG GTTTATTCTTTAGAGAAAAGTGACAAGTCTAAAACAGGGACTGACGGTTTTGTTCAAAGAAGGGACTTTATGAATGAAACTCATTCGATATATATTGGTCGCCTTCCGGTTATGGTGAAATCAGATTTGTGCTTGCTTCACAAGGAAAGTGACTGCCTGTTCGATGTCGGCGGATACTTTTTGGTTAAGGGAATGGAGAAG GTATTCATTGCTCAAGAGCAAAGATGCCTGAGCAGGCTTTGGATTGTTGATCGACCTTGCTGGACTGTCTCTTTTATGTCTGAAATGAAGCGAAGGCGCATATATATTAAACTAGTGGAATCTACAAAGAGCGAAGATTTCAGCAGGAGCAAAATCATTTCCATTTCCTTTCTATATGCGACAATGCCAATTTGGTTGATGTTTTTTGCACTAGGAATATCATCAGACAAGGAagcttttgatgtgatagatatgcatgattgtgatgcttctgTTATCAACACAATATCTGCAACTATCAAAGAATCTGATGAACTGTGTGAAGGTTTTCGTAAATCAGATAAAGCACGTCAATATGTTGACGAGTTGGTAAAAAAATCAAGATTTCCTCCAGCAGAGTCCTTTGATGACTATATTAATaagtttctctttcctgatattAGTGGATATAGGAACAAAGCACTTTTCTTAGGTTACATGGTGAAATGCCTGCTAATGGCTTTTATTGGAAAGCGCAAATGTGACAATAAGGATGATTTCCGGAATAAGAGGTTGGACCTGGCTGGTGAATTGCTTGGAAGGGAACTTCGGGCACATATTAGGCATGCAGAGAGACGCATGGTTAAGGCTATTCAAAGGGATTTGAATAGTGACCGCGAGTTACAAGATCTTGCACATTATATTGATGCATCGATTGTCACTAATGGTCTAAATCGTGCCTTTGCCACTGGTTCTTGGTGTCATCCCTACAAAAGAACTGAACGGTGCTCAGGAATTGTTGCGACTCTAAGGAGAACAAATCCTCTTCAAATGATGTCTGACTTGAGAAAAACCCGTCAGCGGGTTGCTTATGCTGGGAAAGCTGGTGACGCTAGATATCC GAATCCATCCTACTGGGGAAAGCTGTGTTTTATGTCCACTCCTGATGGTGAAAACTGTGGACTTGTGAAAAATCTAGCTGTTACTGCTATTGTTAGCTCTAGAGTGGTGCAGCCTTTGATTGAGAGTTTCATTTCTTGTGGAATGAGTAAGCTGAATGAAATTCCTACTGAGAACATTCAAAGAATGGATAAGATTTTTCTGAATGGCAATTGGGTAGGATCTTGTACTGATTCAGCTTCATTTGTATTGCGATTAAGGTGCATGAGACGCAGCAGTCTGATCGATCCACAG GTTGAAATCAAAAGGGACAAGCACCAAAAGGAAGTTCGTGTGTTTTCTGATGCAGGGCGACTTCTCAGACCCCTTCTTGTTGTTGAAAATCTCAATAAAATCAGAAAACCAAAGAGCCGCCGATACTCTTTCCAGGAATTAATGCAACAAGAAATAATTGAGTTCATTGgtgttgaggaggaggaggatataCAATGTGCCTGGGGAATCAGACATTTGTTTGGGAGTAAAGGAGAGATATCTAGTTATACTCACTGTGAGCTGGATCCTTCTTTTCTGCTGGGACTAAGTTGTGGTATCATTCCTTTTGCAAACCACAATTTTGCTCGGAGGGTACTATACCAATCTGAAAAACACTCACAGCAAGCTATTGGGTACTCCACGACAAACCCACACATCAGAGTTGATACTCTTTCTCATCAACTATATTATCCTCAGAGGCCTCTTTTCAAAACAGTTGTAGCTGACTGTCTTGGCCGATCAGATTGTACTATTGGAAGAAGAGATGACTTTTCTAGACCAGAATATTTCAACGGTCAAAATGCGATTGTAGCAGTCAATGTTCATCAGGGATTTAACCAAGAGGATTCGCTGGTTATGAATAGAGCTTCTCTTGAACGTGGTATGTTTCGGACTGAGCACCTCAGGAGCTATAAGGCAGATGTTGAAAACAAAGATGGAACCAAACGACTGAAGAAGGAAAAGATAGACTTTGGAAAAATGGAAAGCAAAAGAGGGTGTGTTGACAATCTTGATGATGATGGCTTACCTTACGTTGGTGCAAGTCTTCAGACCAATGACATTATTATTGGGAAAGTTTCGGAATCTGGAGAAGACCACAGTATTAAGCTGAAGCATACTGAAAAGGGAATGGTTCAGAAagtattgctttccgcaaatgaCGAAGGGAAGAATTTTGCTGTTGTTACTTTAAGACAG GTTCGAACACCGTGCCTTGGAGATAAGTTTTCTAGCATGCATGGCCAGAAAGGTGTTATTGGCTTTCTAGAATCTCAGGAGAACTTCCCATTTACTCACCAAGGAATAGTCCCTGATATTGTGATAAATCCGCATGCCTTCCCAACACGTCAAACTCCCGGCCAATTGCTTGAAGCTGCTTTGGGGAAGGGAATTGCCCTCGGAGGTACAATGAGATATGCTACACCATTCACCACAGCATCAGTTGATGTTATCGCAGAGCAGTTGCACAA GTTTGGATTTTCAAAATGGGGAGCCGAGAGCGTTATAAATGGCCGAACTGGTGAAAGGATGCAGTCCTTGGTATTCATGGGCCCTACATTTTACCAAAGGCTGATTCACATGTCCGAAGATAAGGTGAAGTTTCGCAACACTGGACCAGTGCACCCCCTCACAAGGCAGCCTGTCGCTGACAGGAAAAGGTTTGGTGGAGTTAAGTTTGGAGAAATGGAGCGTGATTGCCTCCTCGCCCATGGAGCAGCTGCCAACCTGCATGAGCGGCTGTTCATGCTTAGTGATTTCTCCCAGTTGCACATCTGCCAGACATGTGAGCGGGTGGCTAATGTTATCATGAGGTGTGTCCCAGGAGGGAAAAAGATCAGGGGCCCGTACTGCGGCTTTTGCAAGTCTTCCGAGAACATAGTGAGGATCAATGTGCCCTATGGTGCAAAGCTTCTCTACCAGGAACTCTTCAGCATGGGGATCTGCCTCAAGTTCGAGACAGAAGTCTGCTAG